Part of the Sandaracinaceae bacterium genome, CTTGCGCGGCGCCGTGACGGGACGCAAGGCGCGGCTCCCTCAGCCCAGGACGAGCCGCACCGCCATGTATGCCAGCAGCCCAATGGGGCCGTACATGAACGTGAGCCCGTACACGGGCAGCAGCCACGCGTGCGACAGGCCCTCGCGCTCGGCATCGAACGCGATGGACGCGCCGACGAACAGGTCGAAGGCCAGGAAGTGGATCCAGCCGACCAACACCACACGCGGCGTGCGAAAGAGCGAGATGACCCCGCGCAACGTCGTGAAGTTGCCGCGCGGCTTGCCGTCGGGCGTGTCGTAGCGTCCGCCGAGCGCCAGCAGGAGCAGGTACAGCACGCACAGCGCCGACAGCGCGCCCCCGAGCAGCCACGTGCGCAGGGGGGCCGGCACGAACGGAAAGAGCAGCACGACCACCCATCCGCCGAGCGCGACGAGCGTGGCGAGCCGGAACGCGCGGCCCAGCACGGGCGCCGTATCAGAACCCACGCGGCGCGCCCCGCAGCGTGACGTCCAGGGTGCTGGCCCCCGGCACGGCAGGGAACGTCACGGCGCGTGCGGCTGCCTCGAGACATGCCCGCACGTTGGGCGACCAGCTGGCGCCGCCGAGCGTGACGTTCGTGACCTGACCCGCGGCGCTCACGCCGATCGCGAGGGTGGTCTCGTGCGGTTCGCGAGCGCCCGCCAGACACGCACCGAACGCGGCCACGTGCTGGCGGAGGATGCGCCTCCCGACCTCCGCGCTGAGAGGGCCACGCGACGACGCACGCGCCACCGTCACGTGCAGGGGATGCGTGCCCAGCAGGTTCACGCGCACTACGAACGCACGTCGGGTGACCCGTGGGGTGGGCTCCGCGCGCAAAGGCAACAGCGCGTCCACGCTCGCCTGGGGCAGCACGTAGAGCAGCGCGTCCTGCGCAGCGCCGATGCCCAGTGACCCAGCGCGGTCGGCGCTCAGTACATCGATGGTCTCCGCCCGGATGCCATCGCCGTCGCGCTCCGTCTCGTCGTCCACCATGTCCGCCTCGTCGCGCGTGCCGAACAGGGGCGCACTCCAGGCACGCAGGAAGGCATCCCGCTCCTCGTTCGTGAGCCCTGCCGCCACGAGCGCCGCTCCGAGGCGCGCCTCGGCCTGCTCCGCGCCGAGCGAATGCTCGTCGGCTCGCTCGATCACGGCGGGTGCCTCGCCGTCGAGCGCCACCACGCGTGCTCGAGTCTGCGAGCGGTCGCCCGGGCGGTAGACGCGCATGACCCAGCCCGCCACGCGAGGCGCGCCGGTGTCCGTGAGGGCGCGCTGTGTCACGCGCACTGCCGTGTCCGTCGCGACCGAGACCTCGAGGGGCAGCGTCGCGCGAGCGGGACCCGTCCGGTAGAAGAGAAAGCCGAGGGCGTCGTCGCCCACGTGCACGCAGTCGGCGTCGTCCGTCTCGTAGCGCGCCAGCTCGCGCACCTCGCAGACACCGTCGGCCGTGCTGCAGGGCGCGCTCGGCGCCGGGTAGATCCCCGTGCAGTCGCCTCGCGTCACGCGCACACCGGCATAGCGGAGGCCCCCTTCGGCGAGGAGCACGCCTTGCGGATAGTGCTCCAGCACGCGGCCCCCCCCCGAGGGCGTGACCGTGAGCGCGAGCGAGAGCGCGTCGGCGCCGTCGTCCAGGTGGAAGTAGAGCACCGGCTTGTCCACGTTCGTGACGCTCAGGTCGATGGACGGAATCCGTGCCCCTGGCTCGGAGGCGGAGGCCACGGGGAGCGCGCCGGCCAGCGCCTGGGCCTGGTCCGTGCCGAAGGGCGCATCGAGCAGACCCCACTCGTGCAGCGCGTACGGAGCGCCATCACCAGGCGGCGCCTCGACGAGCTCCGCCTGGGCGCCCGGCGGCTCGGTGAGGACGGGCTCTGGCCCCGCGCCGCAGCCGAGCGCCAAGCCGAGCGCCAAGCCGACCGCCAAGAGGGCGACGCCCATCGAGCCCGCGCCGCACCGAAGGATGTTCCACGCGCCTGCCATCGAGCGAGCGTCGCACCGCGCGTGGCGGACCACAAGCGCGGCGCCGGCGGTTCAGTACACGACGATGGCCGCGTAGACGCTCGTACCGTTGGTGTACACGACGGCCGCGCCGTTGTTGGACGGAAGCCCCGCCACGCCGGGTGCGTTCCCCGTGACCGCGACGGCCCGGAGGTCCGCAGCGGCGACCGCGCTCCCGCCCGTCACCAGCCGGTCGAGCTGGACGGCGCCCGAGGAGAGCTGCGAGACGACGTAGGCGTTCCCGAGCGCGTCGGCGTCGATGGCGCGCACCTGCGCGAAGGCGACACCCGACGGGAGCCCCTCGGCCTGCGTGCTCGTGCCGGGGGCGGAGAGGGGGATGACGTCGACGTTGGTGTCTCCGTTCGTCCCGACCACGTAGAGGAACCCGTTCGACGCGGCCCAGTCCGAAAAGAAGGCCTGACCAGGTGGGTTCGACTCTGCGCCGAAGGTCACGCCGTGGTCGACGCTGGAGCGCACGCGGAACGCTGGGTTGTCGGAGCCGAGCCAGACGGCGCCCGACACGCGGTCCACCATGATGTCGTGGAACGAGTTCGCCTGGGGCACGCGGGTGAACTCGAACGCGCCCACCCCTGATGTGAGGTTGCGGAAGACATCGATGGTGTTCGCCTGCCGGATCGCGGTGACGTAGACGGCGTCCCCAAAGGAGTCGATGCTGAAGCCAACGTTCACCAACCCGGTCGCGAGGGTGACGGGCGCACTCCAGGTCGCGCCATAGTCCGCCGTCTGCGACAGCACCAGGGTCGTGTCGCTCAGCACGGCCACGGCCCAGGCCACCCCTGGCGGCCCGCCCTCGATGGCCAGCTCGATGACGTTGGCAGCGACGACGTTGATCGGGTCTGCATAGGTGACCCCGCGGTCCGTGCTGCTCGCGATGTACGCCGCGCCACCGCACTTCATCGCGACGTAGATGGCGCCTGCGTCGTCGAGGCCGATCTTGCGGCCGGTATTGGAGCTTGCCGAGGTGCAGCTCAGCATGCCGCTGACCACCTGAGCCGCGACCGACGTGAACGGGAA contains:
- a CDS encoding DUF4281 domain-containing protein codes for the protein MGSDTAPVLGRAFRLATLVALGGWVVVLLFPFVPAPLRTWLLGGALSALCVLYLLLLALGGRYDTPDGKPRGNFTTLRGVISLFRTPRVVLVGWIHFLAFDLFVGASIAFDAEREGLSHAWLLPVYGLTFMYGPIGLLAYMAVRLVLG